From Brevibacillus marinus, a single genomic window includes:
- a CDS encoding iron-containing alcohol dehydrogenase family protein yields MSVNHAVSGTDFQFTFHLPTLIEFGCGKAKTLGERLVQQGVKRVFLVGDKGVEQAGLLAHVTQSWSAAGLSFQLFTDVEPDPSIETIDRGAAVFQAGAYDCIVAVGGGSPLDTAKGIRVVAANGGSIGDYAGVNRVAVAPQVPLIAIPTTSGTGSEVTMFGVYSDWQNHVKVTVTSPHMAPSMALVDPELTRSLPAAMTAASGIDALAHGVETYFSLRARPASDVLALEAISLVNAHLRRAVRDGSDMEARVGMAHGSLLAGMAFNNGFLGLAHAIGSALSGHCHVPHGIAIGLLLPHVVQFNAQARPDKAAKIAELLGAKAGSSEQLAAEEAASLIAQLVREIGLPTRLQEVGVPAEKLADIAKDSFKSGMMKFNPRTPSEAEVRELLERMY; encoded by the coding sequence ATGAGTGTCAATCACGCAGTTTCCGGCACGGATTTCCAGTTTACCTTTCATCTGCCCACCTTGATCGAGTTCGGCTGCGGCAAGGCGAAAACGCTGGGGGAGCGTCTTGTGCAGCAAGGCGTCAAGCGGGTGTTTTTGGTCGGCGACAAAGGGGTGGAACAGGCGGGCCTGCTCGCGCATGTGACCCAATCATGGTCTGCGGCCGGGCTTTCGTTCCAGCTTTTCACCGATGTGGAGCCCGACCCGAGCATCGAGACGATCGATCGGGGAGCCGCGGTTTTCCAAGCCGGGGCTTATGATTGTATTGTCGCGGTCGGCGGAGGAAGCCCGCTCGATACGGCCAAGGGGATCCGCGTCGTGGCCGCCAACGGCGGAAGCATCGGCGATTACGCCGGGGTGAACCGGGTCGCTGTTGCGCCGCAGGTTCCGCTGATCGCCATCCCCACCACTTCCGGTACGGGCAGCGAGGTGACCATGTTCGGCGTATACTCCGACTGGCAAAACCACGTGAAAGTTACCGTCACCAGTCCGCACATGGCACCGTCGATGGCACTGGTCGATCCGGAACTGACGCGCAGTCTGCCGGCTGCCATGACCGCCGCCAGCGGCATCGACGCGCTGGCCCACGGCGTGGAAACGTACTTTTCCTTGCGCGCGCGGCCCGCGTCCGATGTGCTGGCGCTGGAGGCGATTTCCCTCGTGAACGCCCATTTGCGCCGCGCCGTGCGGGACGGCTCCGACATGGAAGCGCGCGTGGGCATGGCGCACGGAAGCCTCTTGGCCGGCATGGCCTTCAACAACGGGTTTTTGGGGCTTGCGCACGCGATTGGCAGCGCTTTGTCCGGGCACTGCCACGTCCCGCACGGCATTGCGATCGGACTGCTGCTGCCCCATGTGGTTCAATTCAACGCACAAGCGCGGCCGGACAAAGCGGCTAAGATTGCCGAGCTGCTGGGAGCGAAGGCAGGGAGCAGCGAGCAGCTGGCGGCAGAGGAGGCGGCCTCGTTGATCGCGCAGTTGGTGCGGGAGATCGGCCTGCCGACGCGGCTGCAGGAGGTCGGCGTGCCCGCCGAAAAGCTTGCGGACATCGCGAAAGACTCGTTTAAAAGCGGCATGATGAAGTTTAACCCGCGCACGCCAAGCGAGGCGGAAGTGCGGGAACTGCTTGAGCGGATGTATTGA
- a CDS encoding UbiD family decarboxylase, translating into MKAKTFRTWLEHLHATGRLAVIEKQVSLQFEIAALAKKLDGKQAAFFTKVEDYSIPVVSGICSTRQDFAEALGTDPAGVIPKFIEAMASPLPCRLLANGQAPVKEKIIRERIDLLKLFPIPVHHEKDSGNYITAGLFIVRDPVTRKQNVSIHRLQVSGKDRLGALLLPRHTYHLYKQAEEAGRPLECAIVIGVDPLTLLASQASTPFGVDELEIAGALRGEPLEVVRCETVDIDVPAYAEIVLEGKILPHVREPEGPFGEFPKYYGPRSDKEVVQITAVTHRTNPIFYTIVPAGYEHLLLGGIPREASLYQTIRQTVPTVKAVHMSPGGTCRYHAIVSIKKRNEGEAKNAILAAFANSFDIKHVVVVDEDVDIFNMEEVEWAIATRFQAERDLVVVHGAQGSKLDPSTDNGVGSKMGLDCTVPLHSEPMQYLRISIPGYDQLNVNEYVNPSASLHALYRETEGQ; encoded by the coding sequence ATGAAAGCAAAAACGTTTCGCACCTGGCTGGAACATCTCCACGCCACGGGTCGTTTGGCAGTGATCGAGAAGCAGGTCAGCCTGCAGTTTGAGATTGCCGCCCTGGCAAAGAAACTGGACGGCAAACAAGCCGCGTTTTTTACCAAAGTGGAAGATTACTCGATACCGGTTGTGTCCGGGATTTGTTCAACGCGGCAGGATTTTGCGGAAGCGTTGGGAACCGATCCGGCCGGGGTGATTCCCAAGTTTATCGAGGCAATGGCCTCGCCGCTGCCCTGCCGCTTGCTGGCTAACGGGCAAGCGCCGGTCAAGGAGAAGATCATCCGCGAGCGGATTGATCTGCTCAAGCTGTTTCCGATCCCCGTGCACCACGAGAAGGATTCCGGCAACTACATTACCGCCGGGCTGTTTATCGTGCGCGACCCGGTAACCCGCAAGCAAAATGTATCGATTCACCGGCTGCAAGTTTCCGGAAAAGACAGGCTGGGCGCGCTGCTGCTGCCCCGCCACACCTACCACCTGTACAAACAGGCGGAAGAGGCCGGCAGGCCATTGGAATGCGCCATCGTCATCGGGGTCGACCCGCTGACGCTGCTCGCTTCCCAGGCGAGTACGCCCTTCGGCGTGGATGAGTTGGAAATCGCCGGCGCGCTGCGCGGCGAGCCGCTGGAAGTGGTCCGCTGCGAGACGGTCGACATCGACGTGCCCGCCTATGCGGAAATCGTGCTGGAAGGAAAGATCCTGCCGCATGTGCGTGAACCGGAGGGGCCGTTCGGCGAGTTTCCGAAGTACTACGGCCCGCGCAGCGATAAAGAGGTGGTGCAAATCACGGCGGTGACGCACCGCACTAACCCGATTTTTTACACCATTGTCCCGGCCGGTTATGAACACCTGCTGCTGGGCGGAATCCCCCGCGAGGCCAGTCTGTACCAAACGATCAGGCAGACCGTGCCGACGGTGAAAGCGGTACATATGAGCCCGGGCGGCACCTGCCGCTACCACGCGATCGTTTCCATTAAAAAGCGCAATGAGGGGGAAGCGAAAAACGCGATATTGGCCGCTTTTGCCAACAGTTTCGATATCAAGCACGTGGTAGTCGTGGACGAAGACGTGGATATCTTCAACATGGAAGAAGTGGAGTGGGCGATTGCCACCCGCTTCCAGGCGGAACGGGATCTCGTCGTCGTGCACGGGGCGCAGGGATCGAAGCTGGATCCGTCCACGGACAACGGCGTCGGCTCGAAAATGGGGCTGGACTGCACCGTTCCCTTACACAGCGAGCCGATGCAGTATCTGCGGATCAGCATTCCCGGCTACGATCAGCTTAATGTCAACGAGTACGTCAATCCTTCCGCTTCTTTACACGCGCTTTATCGGGAAACAGAGGGGCAGTGA
- a CDS encoding TAXI family TRAP transporter solute-binding subunit, with the protein MVKKTNAMILILLALLLAIGGCSALPSNQVKSAPVTQINVSEEKQEKLAGDPVNLKIATLTQGGAWYVYGATMAELWRKSLPEGSVIDVLPYAGGIGNVELVANKEAELALSFTVTNKWASEGSVTYKQKYDSLRALAGKLDEYFVGIVWRKDFAEKYGLTSIKDLKEKKVPVRLMAINVGSLGEFATRQVLEQYGLTYDEIKQNGGSVTHTTFDVIQTAFQDGQADMFIQVITKGHQAVSEIALTTPVTLVSLEDEIVEKLKTYGYQAATLPAGSFKGQDQPVNTIGLTTVLIVNEDFPEDLAYHLTKALAENKPALEAGHKALSVFQPETAWQADNLGIPLHPGAEKYYKEKGWMK; encoded by the coding sequence ATGGTGAAGAAAACGAATGCGATGATTCTGATTCTGCTCGCGCTGCTTTTGGCGATCGGCGGGTGTTCGGCGCTGCCGTCCAATCAGGTGAAAAGCGCTCCCGTGACGCAAATTAACGTCAGTGAAGAGAAGCAGGAAAAGCTGGCGGGGGACCCGGTCAACCTGAAAATAGCCACCTTGACGCAAGGGGGAGCCTGGTACGTGTACGGGGCGACGATGGCGGAACTGTGGCGGAAGAGCTTGCCGGAAGGCTCGGTGATTGACGTCTTGCCTTACGCCGGCGGTATTGGCAATGTGGAACTGGTGGCCAACAAAGAGGCCGAACTTGCGCTCAGTTTTACGGTTACCAACAAATGGGCCAGCGAAGGCAGTGTGACCTATAAGCAAAAGTACGACAGTTTGCGCGCGCTCGCCGGCAAGCTTGACGAATATTTTGTCGGAATAGTCTGGAGAAAAGATTTTGCCGAAAAATACGGACTTACCAGTATCAAGGATTTGAAAGAAAAAAAGGTGCCGGTCAGGCTGATGGCGATCAACGTGGGCAGTTTGGGCGAATTTGCGACGCGCCAGGTTCTCGAGCAATACGGCCTCACCTATGACGAAATCAAGCAAAACGGCGGATCCGTCACCCACACGACCTTTGACGTGATCCAAACGGCGTTCCAGGACGGGCAGGCGGACATGTTTATCCAGGTCATCACCAAGGGGCATCAGGCGGTCAGCGAAATCGCGCTGACGACACCGGTTACCCTGGTTTCGCTGGAAGACGAGATCGTGGAGAAGTTAAAAACATACGGCTATCAAGCGGCCACATTGCCCGCAGGGTCATTTAAGGGGCAGGATCAGCCGGTGAACACGATCGGCTTGACCACGGTGCTGATTGTGAACGAAGACTTTCCCGAAGATTTGGCCTACCATTTGACGAAAGCGCTTGCAGAGAACAAGCCTGCGCTGGAAGCCGGTCACAAAGCGTTGAGCGTCTTTCAACCGGAAACCGCCTGGCAAGCGGACAATCTGGGCATCCCGCTCCACCCCGGAGCAGAGAAGTACTACAAGGAGAAAGGGTGGATGAAGTAA
- a CDS encoding TRAP transporter permease translates to MSLLLKPAFLVAVCWSLFHIYTAAAGAFPAMAQRAIHIGFALALAFLIFPISKDENKKWLRSFDYLFAFWSLVIAAYVFVEVERISSRVWFVDDITGWDYVFGISLTLLLLEACRRAVGKAMTILAAIFLLYGFCGHLLPGLLAHRGLSLKSLIDLQFLSPQGIFGVPLAVSADSVFYFVLFGAFLEKSGGGKLFTDLAFWLTGRFKGGPAKATILSGGLMGSISGSAVANVVASGIFTIPLMKRTGFSPRFAAAVEAVSSTGGQLMPPVMGAAAFVMAETLGMPYATIALAAIIPSLLFYVQNFLVVHLQASKQGMRGLTKEEMPDFKQEVKARIHMLIPLVMLFCLVVSGYSLLTSAFYSIIATFVFSLLRKSTRMNLQDILEALESGAKQSLQVAIPCGVAGIVIGIISFSGLGLKFTELVLTLSFGNLYMTLLLVALAMIILGMGLPTTSAYIMGAILLAPALVRFGIVDLAAHMFIFYFAILSMITPPVALASYSAAGIAGASMSQTGWTSMFLAASSFLIPFAFVINPAILLIGTPTEIVLITLFTCLGIFALSAAIIGHVYTETSILVRGGLFIASILLIFPEIVTSLVGTAILAAFLLLQKTRARQVERVVMQ, encoded by the coding sequence ATGAGCCTCCTGCTCAAGCCCGCTTTTCTCGTAGCGGTTTGTTGGTCCTTGTTTCACATTTATACGGCGGCGGCGGGGGCATTTCCGGCCATGGCGCAGCGGGCAATCCATATTGGATTTGCCCTTGCCCTCGCCTTTCTCATCTTCCCGATTAGCAAGGATGAGAACAAGAAATGGCTTCGTTCGTTCGATTATCTGTTTGCCTTCTGGTCGCTGGTGATCGCCGCGTACGTTTTCGTGGAGGTTGAACGGATCAGCTCACGCGTCTGGTTCGTGGACGACATTACCGGATGGGATTACGTTTTCGGCATCAGTTTGACGCTGCTCCTTTTGGAAGCCTGTCGTCGTGCAGTCGGCAAGGCGATGACGATTCTCGCCGCCATCTTCCTGCTGTACGGTTTTTGCGGACACCTGCTTCCCGGGCTCTTGGCGCACCGCGGCCTTTCGCTGAAAAGTCTGATCGACCTGCAGTTCTTGTCCCCGCAGGGAATTTTCGGCGTTCCGCTGGCTGTGTCCGCCGACAGCGTGTTCTACTTCGTCCTGTTTGGCGCTTTCCTGGAGAAATCGGGCGGAGGAAAGCTGTTTACTGATCTCGCGTTCTGGCTGACCGGCCGGTTCAAAGGCGGCCCGGCAAAGGCAACGATCCTCTCCGGGGGACTGATGGGCAGCATCAGCGGCAGTGCCGTTGCCAATGTGGTAGCATCGGGGATCTTTACCATCCCGCTGATGAAGCGAACCGGCTTTTCCCCGCGGTTTGCCGCGGCCGTGGAGGCGGTATCTTCCACGGGCGGCCAGCTGATGCCGCCGGTTATGGGGGCGGCTGCTTTCGTCATGGCGGAGACGCTCGGCATGCCGTACGCCACCATCGCACTGGCGGCGATTATTCCCTCGCTGCTGTTTTACGTGCAAAATTTTCTGGTCGTTCATTTGCAAGCTTCCAAACAGGGGATGAGAGGCTTGACGAAGGAAGAGATGCCGGACTTTAAGCAGGAGGTGAAGGCGAGAATACACATGCTGATTCCGCTGGTGATGTTGTTCTGCCTCGTCGTCTCCGGCTATTCCTTGCTCACGTCGGCGTTTTATTCGATCATCGCCACGTTTGTCTTCAGCTTGCTCAGGAAAAGCACGCGGATGAATCTGCAAGATATATTGGAAGCGCTGGAAAGCGGCGCGAAGCAGTCGCTGCAGGTGGCCATTCCGTGCGGGGTTGCCGGCATTGTCATCGGGATCATTTCGTTTTCCGGTCTGGGGCTGAAATTTACCGAACTGGTACTGACGCTCTCATTTGGTAACTTGTACATGACCTTGCTGTTGGTTGCCTTGGCCATGATCATCCTGGGGATGGGCTTGCCGACCACCTCGGCGTATATCATGGGAGCGATCTTGCTGGCTCCCGCGCTGGTGCGGTTCGGCATCGTCGACCTGGCGGCGCACATGTTTATCTTTTATTTCGCGATTCTTTCCATGATCACGCCGCCCGTGGCACTCGCTTCGTACAGCGCGGCGGGGATCGCCGGGGCGTCGATGTCGCAGACCGGATGGACATCGATGTTTTTGGCCGCTTCTTCCTTTCTGATCCCGTTTGCGTTCGTCATCAACCCGGCGATTCTGCTGATCGGCACGCCAACGGAGATCGTCCTGATCACGTTGTTTACGTGTTTGGGGATCTTCGCCCTCTCGGCGGCGATTATTGGGCATGTTTACACCGAAACCAGCATTTTGGTGAGGGGCGGGCTGTTTATCGCCTCCATCCTCCTGATCTTTCCGGAAATCGTCACCAGTCTGGTTGGCACGGCCATTTTGGCGGCCTTCCTCTTGCTGCAAAAAACACGTGCCAGACAGGTGGAAAGGGTGGTCATGCAGTGA
- a CDS encoding thiamine pyrophosphate-dependent enzyme has product MTGARAIVEILKQEGITHVFGVPGESFTPLLDALYDETSIRFITTRHEGGASFMAEAYGKVTGTVGVVLGARAVGGANLSIGVHTARENSTPLVVLLGQVKSRFRGREGFQEVDLTRFFGDICKWAVEVHDVERIPEFVQRAFRVAKSGRPGPVVLSLPEDVLAQAADLRLRPASARPCPRPSQAEIAAFYQLLRDARRPLIIAGAGVNLADAESSLQRFAEKWQIPVIAAWRRHDVFPNNHPLYVGHLQMGTFSAIVDTVRQADTIIAIGTRFSEITTQGYALLSPAQKLIHIDIEYAMLGKVYAPDLGIVADANEALLALLADEELPKPANIDKQWVQERRRVYEQWTTIAEANNTASVDQKQIIRTMQQMLPADAIITNDAGNFAGWLHSFYQFKQKKTYVGAASGAMGYALPAALGAKLGRPDRTVVALAGDGGFMMTVQELETAVRYHIPVVSLIFNNNMYGSIRMHQEKAHPYRVIGSELGNPDFQRLGESFGVFSATVTADAQFADVFRAALDAQKPAIIEIVCDPEQISVQQTITSIRNASSKQE; this is encoded by the coding sequence ATGACAGGGGCACGGGCGATTGTCGAAATCCTCAAACAAGAGGGAATAACCCACGTGTTCGGCGTTCCGGGAGAGAGCTTTACGCCTCTCCTGGACGCCCTCTATGACGAAACGTCGATCCGCTTCATCACGACCCGCCACGAGGGCGGCGCTTCCTTTATGGCTGAGGCATACGGCAAGGTAACCGGCACGGTCGGCGTGGTGCTGGGGGCACGCGCTGTGGGTGGGGCCAACCTCTCCATTGGCGTTCATACGGCGCGGGAAAACTCCACCCCGCTGGTCGTGCTGCTGGGCCAGGTGAAAAGCCGGTTTCGCGGCAGAGAAGGGTTCCAAGAGGTGGATCTGACCCGCTTTTTTGGCGACATCTGCAAATGGGCCGTGGAGGTCCATGATGTGGAGCGGATTCCCGAGTTTGTGCAGCGTGCTTTTCGCGTCGCGAAAAGCGGGCGTCCGGGGCCGGTGGTGCTCTCCCTGCCGGAAGATGTGCTGGCGCAAGCAGCAGATCTGCGCTTGCGGCCCGCCTCGGCCCGCCCTTGTCCGAGACCTTCGCAAGCGGAAATCGCGGCGTTTTACCAGCTGCTCCGCGACGCGCGAAGACCGCTGATCATCGCCGGAGCCGGCGTCAACCTGGCCGATGCGGAAAGCAGCCTGCAGCGATTTGCCGAGAAATGGCAGATCCCGGTGATCGCCGCCTGGCGAAGACATGATGTCTTTCCCAACAACCATCCTTTGTACGTCGGCCACTTGCAGATGGGGACCTTCTCGGCCATTGTCGACACGGTGCGCCAGGCGGATACGATCATCGCCATCGGCACCCGTTTTTCCGAGATCACCACACAGGGATACGCGCTTCTTTCCCCCGCGCAAAAACTGATTCACATCGACATTGAGTATGCGATGCTGGGAAAAGTGTATGCGCCGGATCTGGGGATTGTCGCCGATGCCAATGAAGCGCTGCTCGCCCTGCTGGCGGATGAGGAGCTGCCCAAACCGGCGAACATCGACAAACAGTGGGTGCAAGAGCGCCGGCGTGTTTACGAGCAATGGACGACCATTGCGGAAGCGAACAACACCGCTTCTGTCGATCAGAAACAGATCATCCGCACCATGCAGCAAATGCTTCCCGCGGATGCGATCATTACCAACGACGCAGGGAATTTTGCCGGCTGGCTGCACAGCTTTTATCAATTTAAGCAGAAGAAAACCTATGTGGGGGCCGCCTCCGGTGCGATGGGGTATGCGCTGCCTGCCGCGCTTGGCGCCAAACTGGGCCGGCCGGACAGAACGGTCGTCGCCCTCGCCGGTGACGGCGGATTTATGATGACGGTGCAGGAGCTGGAAACGGCGGTGCGCTATCACATTCCGGTCGTTTCCCTCATCTTCAACAACAATATGTACGGATCGATCCGCATGCACCAGGAAAAAGCGCATCCCTACCGCGTGATCGGGTCTGAGCTGGGGAACCCCGACTTTCAAAGATTGGGCGAGTCGTTCGGCGTGTTCAGTGCGACCGTAACCGCGGATGCCCAGTTTGCCGACGTTTTCCGGGCAGCGCTGGATGCGCAAAAACCGGCGATCATCGAAATTGTCTGCGACCCCGAGCAGATTTCGGTGCAGCAGACGATTACCAGCATCCGAAACGCAAGCAGTAAACAGGAATGA
- a CDS encoding IclR family transcriptional regulator, which translates to MPKESSNQNVIAKTLAVLRAFTDKQMEWGVTELARYLEVPVSSLHRILKTLRGENILQVSPESGKYKFGPEMVRMASIISAKVDIKSVARPFLERLSETVDESVYLALYHSQHKKLSFVDCVHGSKALQYVLEIGVLQPVHIAASGKVILAHMEPAEVAKVLEQEGIDEEGRQKISAELERIRIQGYAMTANERKVGALSIGAPLFDASQKVIGSLICVIPVNSFDETKKDLLVLRVKEEAAGISRALGFSAQTLPF; encoded by the coding sequence GTGCCCAAGGAATCGTCGAATCAGAATGTTATCGCCAAAACCTTGGCAGTTCTCAGAGCGTTTACGGATAAACAAATGGAATGGGGAGTGACCGAGCTTGCCCGTTACCTGGAGGTTCCGGTCAGTTCGCTGCACCGGATCCTCAAGACCTTGCGCGGGGAAAACATTCTGCAGGTCTCGCCCGAATCCGGCAAATACAAGTTCGGACCGGAAATGGTCCGGATGGCTTCCATCATCTCCGCCAAAGTAGACATCAAAAGCGTGGCTCGCCCGTTTCTGGAGAGGCTCTCGGAAACCGTAGACGAATCGGTCTACCTTGCCCTGTATCATTCGCAGCACAAAAAGCTTTCGTTTGTCGATTGTGTCCATGGTTCCAAAGCACTGCAATACGTGCTGGAGATCGGGGTGCTGCAGCCGGTGCATATCGCGGCGAGCGGCAAAGTGATCTTGGCGCACATGGAACCGGCGGAAGTTGCCAAGGTTTTGGAACAGGAAGGGATAGACGAAGAGGGACGGCAAAAAATCAGCGCAGAATTGGAGCGGATCAGAATACAGGGATACGCCATGACGGCCAATGAGCGGAAAGTAGGCGCGTTAAGTATCGGCGCGCCGCTCTTTGACGCATCGCAAAAGGTAATCGGCTCGCTGATCTGCGTCATTCCCGTCAATAGTTTTGATGAAACGAAGAAGGACCTGCTCGTGCTGCGCGTGAAGGAGGAAGCTGCCGGCATCTCGCGCGCTTTGGGCTTTTCCGCGCAGACGCTCCCCTTCTGA
- a CDS encoding FAS1-like dehydratase domain-containing protein, which yields MSTIEQVSEYFQTLLGQRRECDLGEVTALTIRRYALAVGERNPLYFDREYAQKLGYADIIAPPNLLASIMEWGVGEAEEQLHRDGLSGEFLLPRHFSGIRVMGGGEEMTFYRPVVAGTHVTLLSEVTDTYTKPGSKGLIAFLVFTNTYRDQNGETLCVCKRTMIAR from the coding sequence ATGTCAACCATTGAGCAGGTATCGGAATATTTCCAGACGCTGCTTGGTCAGAGGAGGGAATGCGATTTAGGCGAAGTGACCGCTCTCACCATCCGGCGATATGCCTTGGCAGTGGGAGAACGCAACCCTCTTTATTTTGACAGGGAATACGCGCAAAAACTGGGCTATGCGGACATCATCGCTCCCCCCAATCTGCTCGCTTCGATCATGGAGTGGGGCGTGGGCGAAGCGGAAGAGCAGCTGCATCGTGACGGTTTGTCCGGGGAGTTTTTGCTGCCCCGCCATTTCTCCGGCATCAGGGTCATGGGCGGTGGCGAAGAGATGACGTTTTACCGTCCGGTCGTAGCGGGAACGCATGTCACCTTGCTCTCCGAGGTCACGGATACATACACCAAGCCGGGGAGCAAAGGACTGATCGCTTTTTTGGTCTTTACCAACACTTATCGGGATCAGAACGGGGAGACGCTGTGTGTTTGCAAGCGAACGATGATCGCCCGTTAG
- a CDS encoding MaoC/PaaZ C-terminal domain-containing protein, whose product MLSSSPTYQQVAVGYQLPPLIKQPTYIQLFRYSAVTWNAHRIHYDQTYAREEGYPDVLVQSHLHGAFLAQLCTDWMGTAGELKALTVHVKRFAVPGDTLICTGTVVEKRVENGEGLVVVELAEKNQRGEVCAPGRAVIKLPM is encoded by the coding sequence GTGTTATCCAGCTCGCCCACCTATCAGCAGGTTGCGGTCGGCTATCAGCTGCCGCCGCTGATCAAACAGCCGACCTACATCCAGCTGTTTCGTTACAGTGCCGTAACCTGGAACGCACACCGCATTCACTACGATCAAACATACGCCAGGGAAGAGGGGTACCCTGACGTGCTGGTACAGTCACATCTGCACGGCGCTTTTCTCGCGCAGCTCTGTACCGACTGGATGGGCACAGCGGGAGAGCTCAAAGCCTTGACCGTCCATGTCAAACGGTTCGCCGTACCCGGAGACACGCTGATCTGTACGGGAACCGTGGTAGAGAAGAGAGTGGAAAACGGCGAAGGGCTCGTAGTCGTGGAATTGGCGGAGAAAAATCAAAGAGGTGAAGTTTGTGCCCCCGGACGGGCTGTGATCAAACTTCCGATGTAA